A genomic window from Streptomyces sp. NBC_01429 includes:
- a CDS encoding substrate-binding domain-containing protein, which produces MREPVELRRQRILAVVEARGSVKVSTLAAELEVSVVTLRRDVEELAREGRLRRGHGVVRPVGAAQPEAAVPAARSGGPAPDGDPVALVVPERHSYLYETLHGARTVLAEAGVRVALHIAPQAVGAERPLVEAALAGGARGLLIAPRWRSAQAEEADYGWLAEVGVPTVLMERRPRPGSALHALDTVCSDHWYGIHLAVDHLVGLGHRRIVLAARDDSPTARTLRAAFAEIAAARPEVEDWSVVLSSPDAVPGPPPGASPEAGEGAPPRPALDLAGLLRERRATCAVLHGDVDALMLVQRLAEDGVRVPEDCSVVAYDDVVAALGTTPLTAVAPPKSEIGRAAAELLLHRLAGPAGAAGPVRRTEVLPGLKVRGSTQAPPAPWTPGPAARSTPSKV; this is translated from the coding sequence ATGCGAGAGCCGGTCGAACTCAGGCGGCAGCGGATCCTCGCGGTGGTCGAGGCGCGCGGATCCGTCAAGGTGAGCACGCTCGCCGCCGAGCTGGAGGTCTCGGTGGTCACACTCAGGCGGGACGTGGAGGAGCTGGCCAGGGAGGGAAGACTGCGGCGCGGGCACGGCGTGGTGCGTCCGGTCGGCGCCGCGCAACCGGAGGCGGCCGTCCCGGCCGCCCGCTCCGGAGGCCCGGCCCCGGACGGCGACCCGGTCGCCCTGGTGGTGCCCGAGCGTCACTCGTATCTGTACGAGACGCTGCACGGCGCCCGAACGGTGCTGGCGGAGGCCGGGGTGCGCGTCGCCCTGCACATCGCGCCGCAGGCCGTCGGCGCCGAGCGGCCCCTGGTGGAAGCGGCGCTGGCGGGCGGCGCGCGCGGGCTGCTGATCGCCCCGCGATGGCGCAGCGCGCAGGCCGAGGAGGCGGACTACGGCTGGCTCGCCGAGGTGGGCGTGCCGACCGTGCTGATGGAGCGCAGGCCCCGGCCCGGCAGCGCGCTGCACGCCCTCGACACGGTCTGCTCCGACCACTGGTACGGGATCCACCTCGCCGTCGACCACCTGGTCGGGCTCGGCCACCGCCGTATCGTGCTGGCCGCCAGGGACGACAGCCCCACCGCGCGCACCCTCCGCGCCGCCTTCGCCGAGATCGCCGCCGCCAGGCCCGAGGTGGAGGACTGGTCGGTCGTCCTCAGCTCCCCGGACGCGGTGCCGGGCCCACCGCCGGGCGCGTCGCCGGAGGCGGGGGAGGGCGCGCCGCCCCGGCCCGCGCTGGACCTCGCGGGGCTCCTGCGCGAGCGCCGCGCCACCTGCGCCGTCCTGCACGGCGACGTGGACGCGCTGATGCTGGTGCAGCGGCTCGCCGAGGACGGGGTGCGGGTGCCGGAGGACTGCTCCGTGGTGGCGTACGACGACGTGGTCGCCGCGCTGGGCACCACCCCGCTGACCGCGGTCGCCCCGCCGAAGTCGGAGATCGGGCGGGCGGCGGCCGAACTGCTGCTGCACCGGCTGGCGGGACCGGCGGGCGCCGCGGGGCCCGTGCGCAGGACCGAGGTGCTGCCGGGGCTGAAGGTGCGGGGATCGACCCAGGCGCCGCCGGCGCCGTGGACCCCGGGTCCGGCCGCCCGGTCAACCCCCTCAAAAGTATGA
- a CDS encoding GNAT family N-acetyltransferase gives MTSRRTGAGVRDRTPVVAIRRATARDAKRLTRLVRTSRAYEGPYAPMVAGYRVGPDYIEAHQVFVAVAADGRVLGFYALLLDPPELDLMFVANDAQGLGTGRLLIGHMRERARAAGIDSVRVLSHPPAEGFYRGMGAVRTGTEAARPPAVMWDRPDMVIPVGS, from the coding sequence ATGACTTCGCGACGTACCGGAGCGGGCGTGCGGGACCGTACCCCCGTCGTGGCGATCAGGCGCGCGACCGCGCGGGACGCCAAGCGGCTGACCCGCCTCGTCCGGACGTCCCGCGCCTACGAAGGCCCGTACGCCCCCATGGTCGCCGGATACCGGGTGGGGCCCGACTACATCGAGGCCCATCAGGTCTTCGTCGCGGTGGCCGCCGACGGCCGGGTCCTCGGCTTCTACGCCCTCCTGCTCGACCCGCCCGAACTCGACCTCATGTTCGTCGCCAACGACGCCCAGGGCCTGGGGACGGGACGTCTGCTCATCGGGCACATGAGGGAGCGGGCGCGCGCGGCCGGGATCGATTCCGTCCGGGTGCTCTCGCATCCGCCCGCCGAGGGCTTCTACCGGGGAATGGGCGCGGTACGGACCGGCACGGAGGCCGCCAGGCCGCCGGCCGTGATGTGGGACCGGCCCGACATGGTCATCCCCGTCGGCAGCTGA
- a CDS encoding carbohydrate ABC transporter permease, producing MSNPVSKPLAGPLTAPAGPAPRGAAASATTGAPADPAAARGGRKSARRRELVACAVLMAPFFVLLIAVFLIPVATAVRLSFFGEDHPGLGFGPSRTIFVGLRSYAAVLTDPTFLGSLGNVVLYCVFYIPLLVIGALALALLLDSGVVRLRAWAQLGLFLPHAIPGIIAALIWLYLYTPGISPVIELLGKADITIDFLGIHTVLPSIVNIALWSNLGYNMVIFYAALQAVPREVIEASVVDGAGPVRTALQVKTPLVRSSIVMVAMFTLIFALQLFTEPMLLSWSTPMIGARFSPSMYIYDAAFTRNNYGLAAAASVVLLICTVALSYFVTRWTSRVNDQEEAAR from the coding sequence ATGAGCAACCCCGTGAGCAAGCCCCTGGCCGGCCCCCTCACCGCCCCCGCGGGCCCGGCGCCGCGCGGCGCCGCCGCGTCGGCCACCACCGGCGCACCCGCGGACCCCGCCGCCGCGCGCGGCGGCAGGAAGTCGGCCCGGCGCCGCGAACTCGTCGCGTGCGCCGTCCTGATGGCCCCGTTCTTCGTCCTCCTGATCGCGGTCTTCCTGATCCCCGTCGCCACCGCCGTCCGGCTGAGCTTCTTCGGCGAGGACCACCCGGGACTCGGCTTCGGCCCCAGCCGCACCATCTTCGTCGGACTGCGCAGCTACGCCGCCGTGCTCACCGACCCGACCTTTCTCGGCAGCCTCGGCAACGTCGTCCTGTACTGCGTGTTCTACATTCCGCTGCTCGTGATCGGCGCCCTCGCGCTCGCGCTGCTGCTCGACTCCGGGGTGGTGCGGCTGCGCGCGTGGGCCCAGCTCGGCCTGTTCCTGCCGCACGCCATCCCCGGCATCATCGCCGCCCTCATCTGGCTCTACCTCTACACACCCGGCATCAGCCCGGTCATCGAACTGCTCGGCAAGGCCGACATCACGATCGACTTCCTCGGCATCCACACCGTGCTCCCGTCCATCGTGAACATCGCGCTGTGGAGCAACCTCGGCTACAACATGGTGATCTTCTACGCCGCCCTCCAGGCCGTACCGCGCGAGGTCATCGAAGCGTCCGTCGTGGACGGCGCCGGTCCGGTGCGTACCGCGCTCCAGGTCAAGACCCCGCTGGTGCGCTCCTCCATCGTGATGGTCGCCATGTTCACCCTCATCTTCGCCCTCCAGCTCTTCACCGAACCCATGCTGCTCAGCTGGTCCACCCCGATGATCGGCGCACGGTTCTCGCCCAGCATGTACATCTACGACGCCGCCTTCACCCGCAACAACTACGGCCTGGCCGCCGCCGCCTCGGTCGTCCTGCTGATCTGCACCGTCGCCCTCTCCTACTTCGTCACCCGCTGGACCAGCCGCGTCAACGACCAAGAGGAGGCCGCCCGATGA
- a CDS encoding carbohydrate ABC transporter permease, whose protein sequence is MSATSTTPRTPARTPRPGAGARATPASLRPRLLGRSVVNLVVGISVLYTLLPVLWLVLAAGKNRDALFSSDLLSAGGFSFVQNVKDLFAMDDGLYARWYGNSLLYAVLGAALGALISIAAGYAFDKYGFPHKEKLFGLVLAAVMVPQTVLALPLYLLASSTGLVNTFWAVFIPVLFNPFGVYLGRIFSQGYVPDEVLEAARVDGAGELTAYVRVSLRMLGPGLVTVFLFQLTAIWNNFFLPMVMLSDQDLYPVSLGLYAWNSAATVSPEYYPVVIMGSLLAVVPLILAFALLQRFWKSGLTAGAVK, encoded by the coding sequence ATGAGCGCGACGAGCACCACCCCGCGCACCCCGGCGCGCACCCCCCGGCCCGGCGCGGGCGCCCGCGCCACACCGGCCTCGCTGCGCCCGCGTCTCCTCGGCCGCTCCGTCGTCAACCTCGTCGTCGGCATCTCGGTGCTCTACACCCTGCTGCCGGTGCTCTGGCTGGTGCTGGCGGCGGGCAAGAACCGTGACGCCCTGTTCAGCAGCGATCTGCTCTCCGCCGGCGGCTTCTCCTTCGTGCAGAACGTCAAGGACCTGTTCGCCATGGACGACGGGCTGTACGCCCGCTGGTACGGCAACAGCCTGCTGTACGCGGTCCTCGGCGCCGCCCTCGGCGCCCTGATCTCGATCGCCGCCGGTTACGCCTTCGACAAGTACGGCTTCCCCCACAAGGAGAAGCTCTTCGGCCTGGTCCTCGCCGCCGTCATGGTCCCGCAGACCGTCCTCGCGCTGCCGCTCTATCTGCTGGCGTCCAGCACCGGCCTCGTCAACACCTTCTGGGCCGTCTTCATCCCCGTGCTCTTCAACCCGTTCGGCGTCTACCTCGGCCGGATCTTCAGCCAGGGCTACGTACCCGACGAGGTACTCGAAGCGGCGCGCGTGGACGGCGCCGGCGAACTGACCGCCTACGTACGGGTCTCCCTGCGGATGCTCGGCCCCGGCCTCGTCACCGTGTTCCTCTTCCAGCTCACCGCCATCTGGAACAACTTCTTCCTCCCCATGGTGATGCTCTCCGACCAGGACCTGTATCCGGTCAGCCTCGGCCTCTACGCCTGGAACAGTGCCGCGACCGTCTCGCCCGAGTACTACCCGGTGGTGATCATGGGGTCGCTGCTCGCCGTCGTTCCGCTCATCCTCGCCTTCGCCCTGCTCCAGCGCTTCTGGAAGTCCGGCCTCACCGCCGGAGCCGTCAAGTAG
- a CDS encoding ABC transporter substrate-binding protein, translated as MPGRQSRRSVLASIAALPLAGALSACTGGGADTRSGSASKISTTGGKATRITFWSALRGSQEVVNAFNSTHDTVQVDFQQIPGGDSGGYAKLSNAARAGNAPDVATLEYPQVPGFAIDGVARDITGLVSDTLRAKLLPQALALTTFEKRTFSLPLDIEPMVMHYRADLFQQYGFDVPRTWEEFEATARELRRKSRDRRLVLFPTDGFTQFAAYSWQAGAQWFDTSGGAWNVSLADRPTRRVAAYWQRLIDDDLVFTNAVNSRQSDAQIGNGLVLTRLTGAWDAGAQMNARPGQKGQWAIAPLPQWDEARPAVGTHGGSTFAVTKDCRHPEAAMEFIAWQISHPDALRARLSSGTSSQYPAAPALVSVGRDAFDRGYYNGQDIYTLFEEQAHTVRDGWMWGPRSSATQRVMQDGFARVSGGQGSLISAARAAQDGTMPDLKALGLATTEHTT; from the coding sequence ATGCCTGGTCGACAGAGCCGTCGATCCGTGCTTGCCTCGATCGCCGCGCTACCCCTGGCAGGCGCGCTCAGCGCCTGCACCGGGGGTGGCGCGGACACCCGATCGGGCAGCGCGAGCAAGATCAGCACAACTGGCGGGAAAGCCACACGCATCACCTTCTGGTCCGCACTGCGCGGCAGCCAGGAAGTCGTGAACGCGTTCAACAGCACCCATGACACCGTCCAGGTCGACTTCCAGCAGATCCCCGGAGGGGACTCGGGCGGCTACGCGAAACTCAGCAACGCCGCCCGGGCCGGCAACGCCCCGGACGTCGCCACCCTCGAATACCCCCAGGTCCCCGGCTTCGCCATCGACGGTGTCGCCCGGGACATCACCGGCCTGGTCAGCGACACCCTGCGGGCGAAGCTGCTGCCGCAGGCGCTCGCGCTGACCACCTTCGAGAAGCGGACCTTCAGCCTGCCGCTCGACATCGAGCCGATGGTGATGCACTACCGCGCCGACCTCTTCCAGCAGTACGGCTTCGACGTCCCCCGTACCTGGGAGGAGTTCGAGGCGACCGCCAGGGAACTGCGCCGCAAGTCCAGGGACCGCCGTCTCGTGCTCTTCCCCACCGACGGCTTCACCCAGTTCGCCGCGTACTCCTGGCAGGCCGGCGCCCAGTGGTTCGACACCTCGGGAGGCGCCTGGAACGTCTCGCTCGCCGACCGGCCGACCCGCCGCGTCGCCGCCTACTGGCAGCGCCTCATCGACGACGACCTGGTCTTCACCAACGCGGTCAACAGCCGCCAGAGCGACGCCCAGATCGGCAACGGCCTGGTCCTCACGCGGCTCACCGGAGCCTGGGACGCCGGCGCGCAGATGAACGCCCGCCCCGGCCAGAAGGGCCAGTGGGCCATCGCCCCGCTCCCGCAGTGGGACGAGGCCAGGCCCGCCGTCGGCACCCACGGCGGCTCGACCTTCGCGGTCACCAAGGACTGCCGCCACCCGGAGGCCGCCATGGAGTTCATCGCATGGCAGATCTCCCACCCCGACGCGCTGCGCGCCCGGCTCTCCAGCGGAACCAGCAGCCAGTACCCCGCAGCGCCCGCCCTGGTCTCCGTCGGCCGCGACGCGTTCGACCGCGGCTACTACAACGGGCAGGACATCTACACCCTCTTCGAGGAGCAGGCGCACACGGTCCGCGACGGCTGGATGTGGGGCCCCAGGTCGAGCGCCACCCAGCGGGTCATGCAGGACGGGTTCGCCCGGGTGAGCGGGGGACAGGGCTCCCTGATCTCGGCCGCCCGCGCCGCACAGGACGGCACCATGCCGGACCTCAAGGCCCTCGGCCTCGCCACCACCGAGCACACCACATGA
- a CDS encoding MFS transporter: MSREENRRARGGLLRRHRDFRLLWCGETAGRFGASVTGVTMPLIAVSRLDAEPFEVGLLTAASWLPWLVVGLPVGAWVDQMRRRPVMLAAAAVSLVLFAAVPLADRAGLLSIGLLLAVALLTGTAGVFFQTAYTAYLAALLTPEDQPEGNAKLHGSASAAQIAGLGSGGLLAQVAGAVNGMFVNAATFLVSLLCLAGIRHREPRVAPARRRPGALAGEVGEGLRLVAGDPWLRTLTLYGAAANLALMGYQSILVVFLVRGVGLAPGPVGVLVAAGGAGGVLGAFLARRVAARTGTARATLLFALGLPAFALLIPLTSGGAGLLFCVIGGGCVSAGIVAANVVRATFQQRYCPPELLGRLTASAAFLNYGTIPLGAVLAGSLGTLLGLRPAMWIMTAGVPLAALILLFSPLRRVRDLPTSRQPLRPRGARRPLGLRGTPEPG; this comes from the coding sequence ATGAGCCGGGAGGAGAACCGACGCGCGCGGGGAGGGCTGCTGCGGCGCCACCGTGATTTCCGGCTGTTGTGGTGCGGCGAGACGGCCGGCCGGTTCGGCGCCTCGGTCACCGGCGTGACGATGCCGCTGATCGCCGTCTCCCGGCTGGACGCCGAGCCGTTCGAGGTCGGTCTGCTGACCGCGGCCTCCTGGCTGCCCTGGCTGGTCGTCGGGCTCCCGGTCGGTGCCTGGGTGGACCAGATGCGGCGCCGGCCGGTCATGCTGGCCGCCGCCGCGGTCTCCCTCGTCCTGTTCGCGGCCGTCCCGCTGGCCGACCGCGCGGGCCTGCTGAGCATCGGACTCCTGCTGGCGGTCGCCCTGCTCACGGGGACGGCGGGGGTGTTCTTCCAGACCGCGTACACCGCCTATCTGGCCGCCCTGCTGACCCCCGAGGACCAGCCGGAGGGCAACGCGAAACTGCACGGCAGCGCGTCCGCCGCCCAGATCGCCGGGCTCGGCTCGGGCGGCCTGCTGGCCCAGGTGGCGGGCGCGGTGAACGGGATGTTCGTCAATGCCGCCACCTTCCTCGTGTCCCTCCTCTGCCTGGCGGGCATCCGCCATCGCGAGCCCCGGGTCGCTCCCGCCCGACGCCGTCCCGGAGCACTGGCCGGTGAAGTCGGCGAAGGGCTGCGGCTGGTCGCCGGAGACCCCTGGCTGCGGACGCTGACGCTCTACGGCGCCGCCGCCAACCTGGCCCTGATGGGCTATCAGTCGATCCTCGTCGTCTTCCTGGTGCGGGGCGTCGGGCTGGCCCCCGGGCCGGTCGGCGTGCTCGTCGCGGCCGGGGGTGCAGGGGGAGTGCTCGGCGCCTTCCTCGCGCGCCGGGTCGCCGCCAGGACCGGCACGGCCCGCGCGACACTTCTCTTCGCGCTGGGGCTGCCCGCCTTCGCGCTCCTCATACCGCTCACGTCCGGCGGCGCCGGGCTCCTCTTCTGCGTGATCGGCGGCGGCTGCGTCTCGGCGGGCATCGTGGCGGCGAACGTCGTCAGGGCGACCTTCCAGCAGCGGTACTGCCCACCGGAGCTGCTCGGCCGGCTCACCGCGAGCGCCGCGTTCCTGAACTACGGCACGATCCCGCTCGGAGCCGTCCTCGCCGGCTCGCTCGGCACTCTGCTGGGCCTGCGGCCCGCGATGTGGATCATGACGGCCGGGGTCCCGCTCGCGGCGCTGATCCTGCTCTTCTCCCCGCTGCGGCGCGTGCGCGACCTGCCGACGTCCCGGCAGCCGCTGCGGCCGCGGGGGGCGCGGCGGCCACTGGGGTTGCGGGGCACCCCCGAGCCCGGGTGA
- a CDS encoding ArsR/SmtB family transcription factor, with translation MPEEPDNGPASAARPGRPTRHLDANSLRGLAHPLRMSIFELLRLDGPATSTLLAERLGQNTGTVSWHLRHLAEHGFIEEETGRGTKRERWWKAAEAKNVLNTGDFLDDPEARGAVSVFTHELVGQYFNRVMTYLNDEWDERWRSVGTIGDWSDLRLTPDQLGALNEELAAVIARHTPAADADPEPGALPVVVQLQSFPRHGRAGS, from the coding sequence ATGCCTGAAGAACCGGACAACGGACCGGCGAGCGCGGCGCGCCCCGGCCGGCCCACCCGCCACCTCGACGCCAACAGCCTGCGGGGACTGGCCCATCCACTGCGGATGAGCATCTTCGAACTGCTCAGACTCGACGGCCCGGCCACCTCCACCCTGCTCGCCGAGCGCCTCGGCCAGAACACCGGGACGGTCAGCTGGCACCTGCGCCACCTGGCCGAACACGGCTTCATCGAGGAGGAGACGGGGCGCGGCACCAAACGCGAGCGCTGGTGGAAGGCGGCCGAGGCCAAGAACGTGCTGAACACCGGCGACTTCCTCGACGACCCGGAGGCCCGGGGTGCCGTCTCCGTCTTCACCCACGAGCTGGTGGGCCAGTACTTCAACCGCGTCATGACCTACCTCAACGACGAGTGGGACGAAAGGTGGCGCAGCGTCGGCACGATCGGCGACTGGAGCGACCTGCGGCTGACGCCCGATCAACTCGGCGCGCTGAACGAGGAACTGGCGGCCGTCATCGCCCGCCACACCCCGGCCGCCGACGCCGACCCGGAGCCCGGAGCGCTGCCCGTCGTCGTCCAGCTCCAGTCGTTCCCGCGCCACGGGCGCGCCGGATCATGA
- a CDS encoding N-acetylmuramoyl-L-alanine amidase encodes MEAQSPIPSRRTLLRSGAYLGAAALGLAATAPTAARAAGRAAVAYPPTHWIPASASNYTVSSRPTAYPVDFVVIHVTQETFPDAMKIFQDPAKKVSAHYMVASADGYIGQFVREKDVAWHAGNWDYNTRGIGIEHEGWVDRPEYFTDALYSASAALTAAVCDRYGIPRTRQRVIGHSEVPGATHTDPGPLWDWDRYLRLVKTQPVTRT; translated from the coding sequence TTGGAAGCCCAGAGCCCCATCCCGTCCCGCCGTACGCTGCTGCGCTCCGGGGCGTATCTCGGCGCCGCCGCGCTCGGCCTCGCCGCCACCGCCCCCACCGCCGCGCGGGCCGCCGGCCGGGCGGCCGTCGCGTATCCGCCCACGCACTGGATCCCCGCCTCGGCCTCCAACTACACGGTGTCCAGCCGCCCGACGGCCTATCCGGTCGACTTCGTCGTCATCCATGTGACGCAGGAGACCTTCCCGGACGCGATGAAGATCTTCCAGGACCCCGCCAAGAAGGTCTCCGCGCACTACATGGTGGCCTCGGCCGACGGCTACATCGGCCAGTTCGTGCGGGAGAAGGACGTCGCCTGGCACGCGGGCAACTGGGACTACAACACCCGCGGCATCGGCATCGAGCACGAGGGCTGGGTGGACCGGCCCGAGTACTTCACGGACGCGCTGTACTCCGCGTCCGCCGCCCTCACCGCCGCCGTCTGCGACCGGTACGGCATTCCCCGCACCCGTCAGCGCGTCATCGGCCACAGTGAGGTCCCCGGCGCGACCCACACCGACCCCGGCCCCCTCTGGGACTGGGACCGCTACCTCCGGCTCGTCAAGACTCAGCCCGTCACGCGGACATGA
- a CDS encoding hydroxyacid dehydrogenase yields the protein MDTTATADRRPRPRPRAALAMAPDAAAAVLGPGAMTALGAVCDLRPPPVLDDFTTDRARAVLADVEVLVTGWGCPPLDAVALAAAPRLRAVVHTAGTVRGHITEACWERGIEVSSAAAANALPVAEYTVAMILLSGKRALERAHELRTARRREESLLTTADTGNYGRTVGILSASLIGRRVIELLRPYDFQVLLHDPYVPDEEAAALGVRPVGLGELFELADVVSVHTPLLPATRGLVSRELLTSMRHDSVLINTARGAVVDQDALVDVLRARRVRAVLDVTEPDVLPPDHPLWECDNALITPHLAGSQGNELRRLAELAVDEVTRWAAGDGFAHPVPRERMAFLA from the coding sequence ATGGACACCACAGCGACCGCAGACCGCCGGCCGCGCCCCCGGCCGCGCGCCGCCCTCGCCATGGCGCCGGACGCGGCGGCGGCCGTCCTCGGCCCCGGCGCCATGACCGCCCTCGGCGCTGTCTGCGACCTCCGACCACCGCCCGTACTCGACGACTTCACCACCGACCGGGCCCGCGCCGTACTCGCCGATGTGGAGGTCCTCGTCACCGGCTGGGGCTGCCCGCCCCTCGACGCCGTCGCGCTGGCGGCAGCGCCCCGGCTGCGCGCCGTCGTCCACACGGCGGGCACGGTACGCGGCCACATCACCGAGGCGTGCTGGGAACGCGGCATCGAGGTCTCCTCGGCGGCCGCCGCCAACGCCCTGCCGGTGGCCGAGTACACCGTCGCGATGATCCTGCTCTCCGGCAAGCGCGCCCTGGAGCGGGCCCACGAACTGCGCACCGCGCGCCGCCGGGAGGAGTCGCTGCTCACCACAGCGGACACCGGCAACTACGGCCGTACCGTGGGCATCCTCTCCGCCTCGCTGATCGGCCGGCGCGTCATCGAACTGCTGCGCCCCTACGACTTCCAGGTGCTGCTGCACGACCCGTACGTCCCCGACGAGGAGGCCGCCGCGCTCGGCGTCCGCCCCGTCGGCCTCGGCGAACTGTTCGAGCTGGCCGACGTGGTCAGCGTCCACACGCCACTGCTGCCCGCCACCCGGGGGCTCGTCAGCCGCGAACTGCTCACCTCGATGCGTCACGACAGCGTGCTCATCAACACCGCGCGCGGCGCCGTCGTCGACCAGGACGCCCTGGTCGACGTGCTCAGGGCGCGGCGCGTGCGGGCCGTACTCGATGTGACGGAACCCGACGTCCTGCCCCCCGACCACCCGCTGTGGGAGTGCGACAACGCGCTCATCACACCGCATCTCGCGGGATCCCAGGGCAATGAGCTTCGACGGCTTGCCGAACTGGCCGTCGACGAGGTCACCCGCTGGGCGGCCGGCGACGGCTTCGCCCATCCCGTACCCCGCGAAAGGATGGCATTCCTCGCATGA
- a CDS encoding DUF2264 domain-containing protein: MTSPSTTPSPLELPAEDRALSPHTGYTRAHWEAAADGLLRAAWQWATPGSALLDLPGRPSGSGVRSDGLEGYARTFLAAGFRVAGAGGKDPHGWLERYADGLAAGTRTPGRDDTESWPLILDHHVQGQPMVESASVAIGLRLTAPWLWDRLDSGVQDRAEEWLRGSLRHTPAPNNWYLFPYSVAGFLESVGRGDAETARARERALDLLEGWYRGQGWYADGDSRAFDHYNGWALHLYPVLDAHLAGDTELSAHYGARLREHLESFSLLFGADGAPIHFGRSLTYRFAAGAAVALGAVTGHTPLPAGVSRRLVNGSLRYFLDRGATGTDGLLSLGWHGPHDATLQHYSGPASPYWASKAFVALLAPEGDPLWTAPEEPAPSEGPDRVLALSAPGLLVHSTRADGIVRLHNHGSDHIRPHEGEAGVRDDPHYSRHAYSTRTGPTAVANVADNHLAVEIAGGLSDRRRIRPLGAGGGDGWGWAASWHRPVFGTGAPMVPGLRVESVTVVRGRYELRAHRVLGAPPGALVRQTGWATGPDEEVRSALHPLHGWQSADEVRAPQGTAFTRWAVVPRLTGEAGGSTLLVALASLTGESDAAPLAGAVSEVSVAGDTAEVRWSDDGSTTRIAFEPLTVDHVRVTG, from the coding sequence ATGACCTCTCCCTCCACCACTCCCTCCCCCCTCGAACTCCCCGCCGAGGACCGGGCGCTCAGCCCGCACACCGGCTACACCCGGGCGCACTGGGAGGCCGCCGCTGACGGTCTGCTGCGCGCCGCCTGGCAGTGGGCCACCCCCGGCAGCGCCCTGCTCGACCTGCCGGGACGGCCCTCGGGCTCCGGCGTGCGCTCGGACGGCCTGGAGGGTTACGCCCGCACGTTCCTCGCCGCCGGCTTCCGGGTGGCGGGCGCGGGCGGCAAGGACCCGCACGGCTGGCTGGAGCGGTACGCGGACGGGCTGGCGGCCGGTACCCGTACCCCGGGACGGGACGACACCGAGTCCTGGCCGCTGATCCTCGACCACCACGTACAGGGCCAGCCCATGGTCGAGTCCGCCTCCGTCGCCATCGGGCTGCGGCTGACCGCGCCCTGGCTCTGGGACCGGCTCGACTCCGGTGTCCAGGACCGCGCCGAGGAGTGGCTGCGCGGCTCCCTGCGGCACACCCCGGCGCCCAACAACTGGTATCTGTTCCCCTACTCGGTGGCCGGCTTCCTGGAGTCGGTGGGCCGCGGCGACGCGGAGACCGCGCGCGCCAGGGAGCGGGCGCTCGACCTGCTGGAGGGCTGGTACCGGGGGCAGGGCTGGTACGCCGACGGCGACAGCCGCGCCTTCGACCACTACAACGGCTGGGCCCTGCACCTCTATCCCGTACTCGACGCGCATCTGGCCGGGGACACGGAGCTGTCCGCGCACTACGGCGCCCGGCTGCGCGAACACCTGGAGAGCTTCTCCCTGCTGTTCGGCGCCGACGGCGCGCCGATCCACTTCGGCCGCTCGCTGACCTACCGGTTCGCGGCCGGCGCCGCGGTCGCGCTGGGCGCCGTCACCGGACACACCCCCCTGCCGGCCGGCGTCTCCCGGCGGCTGGTGAACGGATCGCTGCGCTACTTCCTCGACCGGGGCGCCACCGGTACGGACGGGCTGCTCAGCCTCGGCTGGCACGGCCCGCACGATGCGACGCTCCAGCACTACTCGGGCCCCGCCTCGCCGTACTGGGCCTCCAAGGCGTTCGTCGCGCTGCTCGCCCCCGAGGGCGATCCGCTGTGGACGGCCCCCGAGGAGCCCGCGCCCAGTGAGGGCCCCGACCGGGTGCTCGCGCTGTCCGCGCCCGGACTGCTCGTGCACTCCACCCGGGCCGACGGGATCGTCCGGCTGCACAACCACGGCAGCGACCACATCCGCCCGCACGAGGGGGAGGCGGGGGTACGGGACGATCCGCACTACAGCCGGCACGCCTACTCGACCCGCACCGGCCCGACCGCCGTGGCGAACGTCGCCGACAACCATCTCGCCGTGGAGATCGCGGGCGGCCTCAGCGACCGCCGCCGTATCCGCCCGCTGGGCGCGGGTGGCGGCGACGGCTGGGGGTGGGCCGCCTCCTGGCACCGTCCGGTCTTCGGCACGGGCGCGCCCATGGTGCCGGGGCTGCGGGTGGAGAGCGTCACGGTGGTGCGCGGCAGGTACGAACTGCGGGCGCACCGGGTGCTGGGCGCTCCGCCCGGGGCGCTGGTGCGGCAGACGGGCTGGGCGACCGGTCCGGACGAGGAGGTGCGGTCCGCCCTGCACCCCCTGCACGGCTGGCAGTCCGCCGACGAGGTACGGGCCCCGCAGGGCACGGCCTTCACCCGCTGGGCCGTCGTCCCCCGGCTCACCGGGGAGGCCGGGGGCAGCACGCTCCTGGTGGCCCTCGCCTCGCTCACCGGGGAATCCGACGCCGCTCCGCTGGCCGGTGCGGTGAGCGAGGTGAGCGTGGCGGGGGACACGGCAGAGGTGCGGTGGTCGGACGACGGGTCAACGACCCGTATCGCCTTCGAGCCGCTGACGGTCGATCATGTCCGCGTGACGGGCTGA